From Eremothecium sinecaudum strain ATCC 58844 chromosome III, complete sequence:
TGTTAAGAGATTGATAGGTCTCGCAGAAGCTACCTCTAATTAGTCGTGACCGATAAAGCGCTGTACTATATAAATTACAATTACAATTATTACTTAAATTCATCTCTACGGATACCAATGATCAATACCGTTGCCGTATGTTGTATACCAATTTCTTCATCTCATTATACCAGTGCCTTGTAGAGCCATTGATACCTTTCAACTAACGGCTCAAAAGAACTCATACCGACATTCCTAAAGGTAACAAAGTCCTGACGAAAATCAATTCACgtgatgatgataaaaTAGCTAAACAATTCAGCCTCCTGCATCAGTATTACCAGGTAATGGGGTTAAGTTTATAAGACGGGTTCTATAGCATTTAATGTATCGCGTTGTAGATCATCGATCCAGATTACCCACGGCTAATCTTTACAAGAGAAGAAGGCTCTTGGTTTGAAGGGTACCTTTCATTATTAAGGCTATGGAACCCTACACCACTAAGGTGATAAGAATTATTTCTCCGCTTTGTGTAAAAAAAACATTAACGAAATCAATACTGAAAAGATTTTCGTTAAACACTTTACCTAAAAGTCAGTTGGTTAAAGAGATAAAAGGATCTATCTTTAAGACATACTCATTTGTTCGGTACTGTTTCAATTACACTGACCATGAGCAAACTTACAAGACGGGTCATAGAGTCTCACTCTTCCAGGGAGACCCAGGATACAAGTCATAGCCGCGTTCCGCCACCAGATTGCATATCTCCAAATCCGTCCAATTCAACCTTCAGTGACTTTAAAAAGATGGCTGAATATACCCTAACATCTCCAACCGCGAATGAAGAGATTAATAAACGATTAAGGTCGCAGAATATGCGAGATGTGAAGCTCGGGAGTATACAGTTTATATTTTATAAGACGTTATTGATTATTCTTTATGGAATGTATGCTTGCTACAGATATTTTCAATACCAATACAACAGAATAAGGATTAAATTATTGAATTTGGCATACTCACCATCTAATACCCCTCAGTTGATTAGACAAGACGTGATGAAGCTAAAAAAGATACCCAAAAGACTAGCTACGATATTAGAGTACAAATCCGAGGGAGAAGTAGGAGGTGGGGTTAATGGATTAATAAATGATGGGAGTAATGTTGTATGCTGGTCTGTTTCCGCTGGTATTAAACACGTTACTTTATACGATTATGATGGAGTGTTAAAACGTAACGTTCACAAGTTCAGACAAGGCATTCATGACAATTTGGCAAGATATTACAGTCCAACAAACGTGCCAAAGTTTTCGGTCAAGATTCCTCATTTTGATACTGTTTATTATGGTTATCCGGAAGATAATGGCGAGCCAGAAACTGGTGAAAAGACAAAACAAAAAGTCGATATAGAAGTCTCATTACTCTCTGTCAGGGACGGCAGAGAGACAATTGTGGAGCTAACTAGGGCTATGGCAGACCTATGCAGGTCTGGTGGCATAAAACTTACCGATATCACAATGAAACTTGTAGATAAAGAATTAAATGAGCTTGTCGGCCGAGAACCAGATTTGTTGGTCTACTTTGGTCCTCATCTTGATTTACAAGGCTTCCCACCCTGGCATATTAGGTTAACAGAGTTTTACTGGGAGGAAGACAATGACGAAGTCATGTATTCCGTATTCATTAGGGGATTGATACATTACTCAACATGTAAGGTAAATGTTGGAAAATAATCTATCGGCATTAGTGATCAAAATCATCTATATACTTCACATTCATTCACAATGCTGTTGATCTCCTAAAACCGTAAATACTGTCCTACCTTTAACCCTTAAAGCTGCGTACAAGTCAGATCACATCTGTTTTTGCTGTTACAATAGTAATTGGTACATTGCATCTAGATATTTTAAATGTGACATTGTCATTACATCATATTTACTCTCATAAATGGCATTGGAGCACGTGACAGGACACAAGCTCTCAATGATACAGTAGTTATTGTCTAGTTGCAAGGTGAACAAAAGTAGCTTTGCCTTCCCTGCAGTTAAAACCGGAGACCGAATCTTAAACTACAATTGCGCTAGGTACAGTAGGTATATATAAAAGCCGTTATACTAGTCTTTTTCGGTTTATGTGCTTAAAATGGTATTCATTTCCACGGAATGTACTCATGCACATTCATCGCACAAAATACATTGGGACGATTTCTCTATAGTAAAGTATTACTAGTTTTATAAAGCGACGGCTAGGGAATGCCGACAGACAGCAGTTCAGTTAGCTAAGGAATTAGAACTACCGTGTTTATGAAACAGTAATTTTAGAAGTAAAACGTTCTTCGATCTGCCTGACGTGACTGCTGCGTATTAAATACAGCCATATGGGTAGAACAATGGGAGCTATATAGAAAAGCCTTATATAGATATCTATATATACGGGAGTTAATGTACCGTGAATTGAGCCCCGCTGTTTTTATGCAAGATGTGCACGTGTTGTTTTGACGCGCGTAAAGAAGTGAGTAAAGAAAGTATTCATTAGGACTATTTCCAATGATGATCCTTATTCTGGGAATTGAAAATGCGGGAAAATCCACATTACTGCAGCAATTGGAAGTAGGTGATATCTGCAGCGATCTAGGGCGTTCAGTTCCCGTAGAGTTCGTTGAGTATAAAAATGTCGTCGTGTTATCCTGGGACCCAAGTAAACTTCAGGATATCTATACATCCCCGGGAGAATGCTATAGGTACAGCAAAGCTTTCATATTTGTTGTGGATGCCACAGATACAGAACATTTAAGAAGAGCGCGCATTGAGCTTCATCGGATAATGTCCACAAACCCGCTCGGTAGTCGGCCTCTTTTAATATGGTCAAATAAGCAAGATCTGCCAGAGGCGCTGTCGAATCGAGAGGTCTGCAGACGCCTGGGAATAAGCAGCAGACTCAATTCGCCCTGGCTGGTACAGGACGTTTCAGCTCTATCCGGAAAGGGAATATACGAAGGGTTGCAATGGCTGACTACAGTACTAGAGAGCAAACACAAGGGCATTTCAATCAATGATCAACCGCCTAGCATCCCTGATCAACCGGAAGATTCTTCTGATGAAGATGCATTCAACGACGATAGTGATTTTGCTGTGGATAGTGAACACGAAACCGTGATAAAGCTTGTTTAATCCACCAAAATGCGCTGTGTCACAGGGTACTCTCTCACATCCCAACAATTGCCTTCCCCGCTCATACAGATGAGCACGTAGCGTCTATGCTATACGTAAGGCAGTTTCACTAGATAATACGTAAGTAGTCATTATTGATGACTCGTATGGGAATTCGAAGCCCCCCAACCATTTACATATGCCACTCAACACCGTAAATGGCGTCTGTATTAAATTTAAATAGCGACTACTACCCTAAGCCTTCTCATATCATAATTGACCTTTTCTTTTGTATTAATGGTGGAGCAGCTATTAGCGGCCCCTAGCCGGACAATGCTTACGGTAGTTAGAATTAAACACATAATCAAACAATGCAATCGCTGCACGGTTCTAGTGGATGCAATCGCAAACTAGCTTAAATAATACATAAAGCCTACATCTATTATTGTAACTAGAAGCACATAAACTGCCATAAATAAGGCATAGTTCTTCGTTACCCTGCCTCTTTATTTGGTGCCTTTAATGTTTATCCGATCTTTGGTGTTCTGTATTTCAAAAAATTTTATGAAGAACTTGATAAAACTATAGATTATAAACTCACTACAAAATAACCAACCAAAAACAAAGCAGCTAGAAACCAAACGCAAGTATGTTAGAAAACACCGTTGTTGCTATTTGATTCTGCATTTGACCAGGCTATTAGGGAACCTTTAGTGAAGCTAAAATGATCTTTTGCTGTTATTATATGTTAAATCTGTGTGAGTGAATCTAATTTCATGTACGTGTTCAGATAGGGGAAAAAGTTGGTAAGGGTATCCATTGAACATGGAAGATGGAAACAAACCAAGAGAGAAGTAGTTTCTAGTATGCATTGAGGAGATGGGTTGTGACTATCTCCCCACTGCGTACTGCGAAAAGCGGGATCTTTGTTTAAGCGGGATGGAGATTTTGCCACCTCGAAGACCACGTGACTGCTAATGTGCATTACTTTCTGACATCCATTAAAACCGAACGCAAGGTCAATTGCAGAAGCATCATTTAGTCCAATATATTCAATACGGTTACTAACTATATTTTTGCAGATATGGGTGTTTCTTTCTCCAAGTTGTTCAGCAACCTTTTCGGTCACAAGGAAATGAGAATTTTGATGGTTGGTCTTGATGGTGCCGGCAAGACCACCGTGTTGTACAAGTTGAAATTGGGCGAGGTGGTAACCACAATCCCAACTATTGGCTTCAATGTTGAGACCGTAGAATATAAGAATATTTCCTTTACCGTCTGGGACGTTGGTGGACAAGACAAGATTAGACCCTTATGGAGACACTACTTCAGGAACACAGAGGGTATCATCTTCGTTGTTGATTCTAACGATAGATCTCGTATTGCAGAGGCCAGAGAAGTTTTGCAGAGAATGttgaatgaagatgaaattAGAAACGCAGTGCTATTGGTTTTTGCCAACAAACAAGATTTGCCAGACGCCATGTCTGCTGCAGAGATTACCGAAAAATTGGGCTTGCACTCCATCAGACAACGTCCATGGTACATTCAGGCTACTTGTGCTACCTCTGGTGAAGGTTTGTACGAAGGTTTGGAATGGTTAAGCACTAATTTGAAGAACCAAGCTTGAATGCTATTTCCATATTAATATACGATGTCATAGTTATCTTTAGATTAGGCTGTAAATGGAACTAGAGATGTCTTTAAAGACTCCAGTATACTATATTATTTTCTGACAATTCTACTATGGATGCAGTAATGAGCTATTTTTATATCTACCTTCATATAAACTAAGCAGAAAGTGCACATGCAGATTCGGTAACATCACGTGATCTAAACAGGATCTATGACGGTCCACCCATACATACGAGAAATTTATGTGTGGGTGTAAATATCTATGGTCTACAGAAAAGTCTGTAGGTAAAATTCCGCCTGTTTttgaaaattttctaaGACATTCCCGGAAAGCAGTTTACCCGACCCACGCCTGTAGGCCTATACCATTTACATGCTGTTACATGTTGACGGTCACTTAGACGATTGAAGGTAGACTTTTGATACAGATACAGTAAGAATCAATCAAAATGGTATGTTAGACTACGAGCTGAGTGAATAGTGTAGTTTGTGAGAGGTTTTGTGCGAAGATCCGACTTTTATTAGATGATAATGCCCGATGCTTAACTgtgatgatgatatttGAGGCTTTGAATACAGTTTTATGGAAAgctaaaaaaaattccTCATATATACAAGATAACCGTGGGTTATAATACCGATATGAGTTTCTCCACTTACTAGAGCTGTTTTCATGAAGATCTATGGATTTTTATACTAACATTATGTCTTAGGCCGGTGTTAAAGCTTACGAATTGAGAACCAAGTCCAAGGACCAATTAGAACAACAATTGGTTGACTTGAAGAAGGAGTTGGCTGAATTGAAGGTCCAAAAGTTGTCTAGACCATCTTTGCCAAAGATCCACACTGTCAGAAAGAACATCGCTCGTGTTTTGACTGTTATCAACCAAAACCAAAGACAAGCTGTCAGAGAGTTGTACAAGGGTAAGAAGTACCAACCAAAGGACTTGAGAGCCAAGAAGACTAGAGCTTTGAGAAGAGCTTTGACTAAGTTCGAAGCTTCCAGAGTCACTGAAAAGCAAAGAAAGAAGCAAATTGCTTTCCCACAAAGAAAGTACGCTATCAAGGCTTAAGTTCCTATGTAAAACGTATGTTTATTAGTTTACTTTTTTATCAAGTATAATTATTGCGATCTAAGGTAGTATTGCTTAATGCGACATTTCAGTGATTAGGATTTATCATTAGCTTTTAGCGTTTAAATGTACGAAACACTAAACGCTAAAAGCTACAAAGAAATGCAATACTCGTGTTATGTAAAAACGAAGTCCATTCTAATCTATTTATTACGTTGCTTCGTCATCCTAAACTCTTCgattttattttttaagGACTCGTTGGGTATAACATCCTCTAGCTTAAGTGGTGTCCTGTTAAATGGATCAGTGGAATCACTCAACAAATGTGCTTTAATAGTGCTGCGATCAATAGTGACCTTCGAGGTTGGTAAAATAACCGGATCCTTCATAATAGTATACATTAGTGGATCCAAAAATTCGTCTGGTACATCTCCCATATCcatatcttcttcttcagcaTCTAATTTACGTTGGTAAGTCTTGTTGGCGAAGTTAGTAAGCTTTTCGCACTGTTCTGGGGACGCCAACCCGGTTTTATGTCCTAAAATGTGTACCAAGCGATCGAAGAGGTCTTTGTTAAATGAACGGCCATCTCTAGCAACTGCAGAAATAAACTCATCCTGCTCAGATAAATTGATGTATATCTCAGAAAGAGATTTTAATAAAGATTTAGGGTTAAATTGGAATTTGCTAGGGTCTTTAACTTTAAGTTCACGACATTTGGGTCCGACCAAAGAAACCAGGTTGTAGTTCAACATGCCGGCAAGTCTATCAACCAGCTCTGGAGATACGAAAGCTTTGGGAATATCTCTAGTGAAAACATTGAATAGAATCATCGATTTATCTGCTAAGCTGCATGAAGATCTCGCTTGACGTTCTGCCGCTGTTAGTTTAGCTTGAAGTTCCTCATTATCTTCCTCCCTGGTAGGAGGTAGGTTACGAGCTCTAAGCTCCAACTCCTTTGATATATTATGGACTTCTGTTAAGTTAGTTAGCCCTTCATCAAGCAAAAATGTTAGGTCATTCAACATCCGAGCAATAAACCTAATGAAGAAGTCAGGATTCTTTTGGGATTGTAGGAAAAGCTCATTCCTGTAGGCGGAAATCTTATATAGTTCTTCCAAAACAATAGAAATGCTGTAACGAGCATTGAATTTATCATAGAATTGAGATGATGAGCCCGTTTTTTCAACTATCACGTAGAAATCCAGCAATGCGTAGAATATGTTTTTCCTTACCAATTCACAGTTCTCAAATATTTCCATCATGAATCCGGGTGAATTATCCCCCAAAGCAGTCGCACCGATACTCAACACCTGAACCAACTTACCCTTCAAATGTGGATTAGAAACTAATTCCGGGCAACGCAAGATAACTGTTGCCAATTCAACAAAAGAATGAAGCCTTGGGTGCCTGAATATAGGGTTGTTAATATACTTCGAGATGTACAAACAATAATTGATAGGGCCCTCAACCACAAACTCCGGATAATATTTAAATGGAACCTGAGCATGAGCTCGCAAGAATTCTGCATTGTCGACATTCTCTACGCCCACCTGATCAGGAATTAACGGTAATTCTAAGTTTTTAAAAGGGAATTCATGGGATGGATCCACCACCCGAACAAGAAAAGTTGAAACACCGCAAATAAATTCAAAAACTTCCATTTGTATTTCTTTGTTTGAAAAAACACCTTGAATCGAATCAAGTATTGATTGTAAGGTAGTACAAGTCTTCTCTAAACTTGGCAATTGCATCGCCGCAAATCTAGCAAAGATATCTGTGTTGGATGAATTGTTTGCCGCATCTTTTATTTGTTTTAACTCTTGCTTCATTCGTTTCAGTTGCGGAGTCACCTTTTCATCATAAAGAAGAGTCCCCCCTAGACCATAGTGCAAATACGTTAACGTAAGGAAGAAACAATCACTGATGAAGTTAGGTTTATTATCATCGGATTTTCTGTTTTTATCATGGAATTCGTCCGCCTCCTTGAAGTCAGAATTCATGCGGGTTTCTTGGGACAAGTCAATATACAGATTCAAATTGTTAAAGTAGTT
This genomic window contains:
- a CDS encoding HCL069Wp (Syntenic homolog of Ashbya gossypii ADR094W; Syntenic homolog of Saccharomyces cerevisiae YDL192W (ARF1) and YDL137W (ARF2); 1-intron in Ashbya gossypii) produces the protein MGVSFSKLFSNLFGHKEMRILMVGLDGAGKTTVLYKLKLGEVVTTIPTIGFNVETVEYKNISFTVWDVGGQDKIRPLWRHYFRNTEGIIFVVDSNDRSRIAEAREVLQRMLNEDEIRNAVLLVFANKQDLPDAMSAAEITEKLGLHSIRQRPWYIQATCATSGEGLYEGLEWLSTNLKNQA
- a CDS encoding 60S ribosomal protein uL29 (Syntenic homolog of Ashbya gossypii ADR095W; Syntenic homolog of Saccharomyces cerevisiae YDL191W (RPL35A) and YDL136W (RPL35B); 1-intron in Ashbya gossypii), with translation MAGVKAYELRTKSKDQLEQQLVDLKKELAELKVQKLSRPSLPKIHTVRKNIARVLTVINQNQRQAVRELYKGKKYQPKDLRAKKTRALRRALTKFEASRVTEKQRKKQIAFPQRKYAIKA
- the UFD2 gene encoding ubiquitin-ubiquitin ligase UFD2 (Syntenic homolog of Ashbya gossypii ADR096C; Syntenic homolog of Saccharomyces cerevisiae YDL190C (UFD2)); translation: MSSSVQSVIKDILCITNDPSDLSSATRKYTLIHEDDNEGVLDFTLESLDSLLVSQLTENGRLQQQPLGYLHDSFQRCQQLKRLNKSNTDQDVQNTLVEIERLLVGYAVVCFQIEEFAIGGSFLTYVRDIVQHTDQYTDLLSAMIQRAIRDETVFEVTNNFFSALIELIKEMNDSRANKFDLNDLTYNRVLTLFELFVSFKPVAAIFSQLDGFFFPYDAKPNSIEKITLLGPILTLSPMNLNVAARNYGENLERTQQQTNIIHESLQTEHKVILNRLFYIVDKIIRGSSESRNGVLSYFAQIVNKNHLRRGDHAQHNKLSSNAFMTNITLILVRFSQPFLDSTYKKIDKIDVNYFNNLNLYIDLSQETRMNSDFKEADEFHDKNRKSDDNKPNFISDCFFLTLTYLHYGLGGTLLYDEKVTPQLKRMKQELKQIKDAANNSSNTDIFARFAAMQLPSLEKTCTTLQSILDSIQGVFSNKEIQMEVFEFICGVSTFLVRVVDPSHEFPFKNLELPLIPDQVGVENVDNAEFLRAHAQVPFKYYPEFVVEGPINYCLYISKYINNPIFRHPRLHSFVELATVILRCPELVSNPHLKGKLVQVLSIGATALGDNSPGFMMEIFENCELVRKNIFYALLDFYVIVEKTGSSSQFYDKFNARYSISIVLEELYKISAYRNELFLQSQKNPDFFIRFIARMLNDLTFLLDEGLTNLTEVHNISKELELRARNLPPTREEDNEELQAKLTAAERQARSSCSLADKSMILFNVFTRDIPKAFVSPELVDRLAGMLNYNLVSLVGPKCRELKVKDPSKFQFNPKSLLKSLSEIYINLSEQDEFISAVARDGRSFNKDLFDRLVHILGHKTGLASPEQCEKLTNFANKTYQRKLDAEEEDMDMGDVPDEFLDPLMYTIMKDPVILPTSKVTIDRSTIKAHLLSDSTDPFNRTPLKLEDVIPNESLKNKIEEFRMTKQRNK
- a CDS encoding HCL070Wp (Syntenic homolog of Ashbya gossypii ADR093W; Syntenic homolog of Ashbya gossypii NOHBY425; No homolog in Saccharomyces cerevisiae; Syntenic homolog of Saccharomyces kluyveri SAKL0F10318g): MMILILGIENAGKSTLLQQLEVGDICSDLGRSVPVEFVEYKNVVVLSWDPSKLQDIYTSPGECYRYSKAFIFVVDATDTEHLRRARIELHRIMSTNPLGSRPLLIWSNKQDLPEALSNREVCRRLGISSRLNSPWLVQDVSALSGKGIYEGLQWLTTVLESKHKGISINDQPPSIPDQPEDSSDEDAFNDDSDFAVDSEHETVIKLV
- the NUS1 gene encoding ditrans,polycis-polyprenyl diphosphate synthase (Syntenic homolog of Ashbya gossypii ADR092W; Syntenic homolog of Saccharomyces cerevisiae YDL193W (NUS1)), with the protein product MSKLTRRVIESHSSRETQDTSHSRVPPPDCISPNPSNSTFSDFKKMAEYTLTSPTANEEINKRLRSQNMRDVKLGSIQFIFYKTLLIILYGMYACYRYFQYQYNRIRIKLLNLAYSPSNTPQLIRQDVMKLKKIPKRLATILEYKSEGEVGGGVNGLINDGSNVVCWSVSAGIKHVTLYDYDGVLKRNVHKFRQGIHDNLARYYSPTNVPKFSVKIPHFDTVYYGYPEDNGEPETGEKTKQKVDIEVSLLSVRDGRETIVELTRAMADLCRSGGIKLTDITMKLVDKELNELVGREPDLLVYFGPHLDLQGFPPWHIRLTEFYWEEDNDEVMYSVFIRGLIHYSTCKVNVGK